Proteins encoded by one window of Ovis canadensis isolate MfBH-ARS-UI-01 breed Bighorn chromosome 14, ARS-UI_OviCan_v2, whole genome shotgun sequence:
- the GSE1 gene encoding genetic suppressor element 1 isoform X11, whose translation MFGLKPPLYYLPGSSLSSESSPVSSPATNHSSPASTPKRVPMGPIIVPPGGHSVPSTPPVVTIAPTKTVNGVWRSESRQDASSRGGSSGRERLIVEPPLPQEKAGGPAIPSHLLSTPYPFGISPSSVVQDSRFPPLNLQRPVHHVVPPSTVTEDYLRSFRPYHTAEDLRVSSLPPLGLDPATAAAYYHPSYLAPHPFPHPAFRMDDSYCLSALRSPFYPIPAPGSLPPLHPSAMHLHLSGVRYPPELSHSSLAALHSERMSSLSAERLQVDEELRREREREREREADREREKEREREREKEREREKELEREKERELERQREQRAREKELLAAKALEPAFLPVAELHALRSHAAEERAKPSEQLTPTRAEKLKDAGLQVPKPVQHPLHPAAAPPHTAPGLLAGHGLFSLPGSSAATALLLQRTNEEEKWLARQRRLRQEKEDRQSQVSEFRQQVLEQQLDLGRPPAPADPEHRPESARPGPNRHEPGSREPPQHFGGPPPLISPKPQHHSTPAALWNPVSLMDGSLEPRRAPEGRPQHGYPTPFEPSRPAAVPLVKAERACCPEKAEEGPRKREAVLLDKYPPPPREPGALEPQAFPPGPGPFLAELEPATPTVLGQPRASLAPPATFGEPPGPLKPGSPYRPPPPRGPDPAYVYDEFLQQRRRLVSKLDLEERRRREAQEKGYYYDLDDSYDESDEEEVRAHLRCVAEQPPLKLDTSSEKLEFLQLFGLTTQQQKEDLLTQKRRKRRRMLRERSPSPPTARSKRRTPSPRLALSTRYSPDDMNSSPNFEEKKKFLTIFNLTHISAEKRKDKERLVELLQAMKQKALSAAVADPLRSSPRDSPAVSLSEPTVQQACLDTEKPVGIAASLSDVPKATEPGRLGQLRPPERVQEPAPASAEKARPSEAPGGKKTLSMLHHVRGPAPKDIPVPLSHSINGKSKPWEPFVAEEFAHQFHESVLQSTQKALQKHKGSAAVLSAEQNHKVDASVHYNLPELQSSSRLPTPQHNGQQEPPASRKGPLVQEMDPDSEEEEDGEDDDEDPPRRKWQGIEAILEAYQEHVEEQDLERQVLQAQCRRLEAQHYSLSLTAEQLSHSMAELRSQKQKIVSERERLQAELDHLRKCLALPAMHWPRGYFKGFPR comes from the exons GGTCTTCACTGAGCAGCGAGTCGTCCCCTGTCTCCTCTCCGGCCACCAACCACAGCTCCCCGGCCAGCACGCCCAAGCGCGTGCCCATGGGTCCTATCATCGTCCCCCCGGGGGGACACAGCGTCCCCAGCACGCCCCCTGTGGTGACCATCGCCCCCACCAAGACTGTCAATGGCGTCTGGAGGAGTGAGAGCCGTCAG gATGCTAGCTCCCGGGGCGGCAGCAGTGGCCGCGAGCGCCTCATCGTGGAGCCCCCGCTGCCCCAGGAGAAGGCGGGGGGCCCGGCCATCCCCTCGCACCTGCTCAGCACCCCCTACCCCTTCGGCATCTCACCCAGCTCGGTGGTGCAGGACTCCCGCTTCCCACCGCTGAA CCTGCAGCGGCCTGTGCACCACGTGGTACCCCCCAGCACGGTGACTGAGGACTACCTGAGGAGCTTCCGGCCCTACCACACGGCCGAGGACCTCCGCGTGTCCTCCCTGCCCCCGCTCGGCCTGGACCCGGCCACCGCCGCAGCCTACTATCACCCCAGCTACCTGGCCCCGCACCCCTTCCCGCACCCGGCCTTCAG GATGGACGACTCCTACTGCCTGTCAGCCCTGCGGTCCCCCTTCTACCCCATCCCTGCCCCCGGCTCCCTGCCCCCGCTGCACCCGTCGGCCATGCACCTCCACCTCTCGGGTGTCCGCTACCCGCCTGAGCTCTCCCACTCATCCCTGGCGGCGCTGCACTCAGAGCGGATGTCCAGCCTGAGCGCCGAGAG GCTGCAGGTGGACGAGGAGCTGAGGCGAGAGAGGGAGCGCGAGCGCGAGCGGGAGGCCGACCGCGAGCGCGAGAAGGAGCGGGAGCGTGAACGCGAGAAGGAGCGCGAGCGCGAAAAGGAGCTGGAGCGCGAGAAGGAGCGTGAACTGGAGCGCCAGCGGGAGCAGCGCGCCCGCGAGAAGGAGCTGCTGGCCGCCAAGGCACTGGAGCCGGCCTTCCTGCCCGTGGCCGAGCTGCACGCGCTACGGAGCCACGCCGCCGAGGAGCGGGCCAAGCCCTCGGAGCAGCTCACCCCAACCCGCGCAG AGAAGCTGAAGGACGCGGGCCTGCAGGTGCCCAAGCCCGTGCAGCACCCCTTGCACCCGGCAGCCGCCCCGCCCCACACGGCTCCCGGCCTCCTCGCCGGCCACGGGCTCTTCTCGCTGCCGGGCAGCAGCGCGGCCACAGCCCTGCTCCTGCAGCGCACCAACGAGGAGGAGAAGTGGCTGGCGCGGCAGCGGCGCCTGCGGCAGGAGAAGGAGGACCGCCAGTCGCAGGTGTCCGAGTTCCGGCAGCAGGTGCTGGAGCAGCAGCTGGACCTGGGCCGGCCGCCGGCGCCCGCGGACCCGGAGCACCGGCCGGAGAGCGCCAG GCCGGGACCGAACCGCCACGAGCCGGGCAGCCGCGAGCCCCCACAGCACTTCGGCGGGCCCCCGCCCCTCATCTCGCCCAAGCCCCAGCACCACTCGACGCCCGCGGCCCTCTGGAACCCCGTGTCCCTGATGGACGGCTCGCTGGAGCCGCGGCGCGCCCCGGAGGGCCGCCCCCAGCACGGCTACCCCACCCCGTTCGAGCCCAGCCGCCCGGCCGCCGTCCCACTGGTGAAGGCGGAGAGGGCCTGCTGCCCGGAGAAGGCGGAGGAGGGGCCCCGCAAGCGCGAGGCCGTGCTCCTGGACAAGTACCCGCCGCCGCCCCgggagccaggggccctggaaccGCAGGCCTTCCCCCCGGGGCCCGGGCCCTTCCTGGCGGAGCTCGAGCCAGCCACCCCGACTGTCTTGGGCCAGCCCCGGGCCTCGCTCGCCCCGCCGGCCACCTTCGGGGAGCCCCCCGGACCCCTGAAGCCGGGCTCACCCTACCGGCCCCCACCGCCTCGGGGCCCCGACCCGGCCTACGTCTACGATGAGTTTCTGCAGCAGCGCCGGAGGCTGGTCAGCAAGCTGGACCTGGAGGAGCGCCGGCGGCGGGAGGCCCAGGAAAAAG GATACTACTACGACCTGGACGACTCCTACGACGAGAGCGATGAAGAGGAGGTCAGGGCCCACCTCCGCTGCGTGGCCGAGCAGCCGCCCCTCAAACTGGACACATCCTCCGAG AAGCTAGAGTTTTTGCAACTTTTTGGCTTGACCACCCAACAGCAGAAGGAGGACTTGCTGACCCAGAAGCGGAGGAAACGCCGGCGGATGCTGAGAGAGCGCAGCCCGTCGCCCCCGACGGCACGGAGCAAACGGCGGACGCCTTCGCCCAGACTGGCGCTGTCCACCCGCTACAGCCCTGACGACATGAATAGCAGCCCCAACTTCGAGGAGAAGAAAAAGTTCCTGACCATCTTCAACCTGACCCATATCAGCGCCGAGAAGAGGAAAG ACAAAGAGAGGCTTGTTGAGCTGCTCCAGGCCATGAAGCAGAAGGCGCTGTCCGCCGCAGTGGCAGACCCGCTCAGGAGCTCTCCGAGGGACAGTCCTGCCGTGTCCCTGAGCG AACCCACCGTGCAGCAAGCCTGCCTGGACACGGAGAAGCCTGTGGGCATTGCCGCCTCCTTGTCCGACGTCCCAAAGGCCACAGAACCTGGGAGGCTAGGACAGCTCCGGCCCCCGGAGCGTGTCCAGGAGCCAGCCCCCGCCAGCGCTGAGAAGGCCAGGCCGAGTGAGGCCCCCGGGGGCAAGAAGACCCTGAGCATGCTCCACCACGTCCGGGGCCCTGCGCCCAAGGACATCCCCGTGCCGCTGTCGCACAGCATCAACGGAAAGAGCAAGCCGTGGGAGCCCTTTGTGGCGGAAGAGTTCGCGCACCAGTTCCATGAGTCCGTCCTGCAGTCTACCCAGAAGGCCCTGCAGAAGCACAAAG GAAGCGCAGCCGTGCTGTCGGCGGAGCAGAACCACAAGGTTGACGCGTCCGTCCACTACAACCTCCCCGAGTTGCAGTCCTCCAGCCGCCTGCCTACACCCCAGCACAACGGGCAGCAGGAGCCCCCCGCCAGCAGGAAGGGCCCCCTGGTGCAGGAGATGGACCCGgactcagaggaggaggaggacggagAGGACGACGACGAGGACCCCCCCCGGCGCAAGTGGCAGGGGATCGAGGCCATTTTGGAAGCTTACCAGGAACACGTGGAAG AGCAAGATCTGGAGCGGCAGGTGCTGCAGGCGCAGTGCAGGCGGCTGGAGGCGCAGCATTACAGTCTCAGCCTCACGGCTGAGCAGCTCTCCCACAGCATGGCG GAGCTGAGgagccagaagcagaagatcGTTTCAGAACGGGAGCGGCTCCAGGCGGAACTGGACCACTTACGGAAGTGCCTTGCGTTGCCTGCAATGCATTGGCCTAGAGGCTACTTCAAGGGTTTCCCGAGGTGA